Below is a genomic region from Isosphaeraceae bacterium EP7.
GTAAGTTGCTGATCTGGAGTCCGCGTGGAGAGAGGCTCGAGCTTGGACATGAGCTTCAGATAGCTCCAGAATTCGTCCTTGCGCTTATTCGCCAGGTAATGGACCAGCGCCCACGACAGGGCGTAGTCCGTCGGGCTCAGGTCGACGCTGCGGACGATCTGCGGGATCAATGGCCTGGTCGGATCGCGTGGAGGAGGCGGCTGGCCCGACCCGTTGTACTGGAGCGCGGCCTGGTCGTAGAGGTCGTGGATCGTGGCCATGTGAAGCGCGTTGATCTTGCCCAGGCCGGCCCAGTCCACGGTATTCTTCTTCGTGGTCGTCGCCGGTGAACAGAACTCGGCGAAGCCCTCGATCAACCAGAGCGGCCAGGGGGCCAAGCGGGGTTGTACGCCGACATTCGAGAGGATCTGATGAGTTCCCTCGTGGGCGACCGTTTGCGGCTTGCGCAGGGCGAGCGCCGGATTATCCCCGCCCTGGTCGGCGGTCTCGTAGAAGAAGATCCGGTTCGAGTCGATCTCGTAATAGGCCTGGACGTCGGCGGCAACCTCGCGGTGGGCCCTGAATTCGCGTTCGGTCGCGAAGATGACGGCCACCAGCGGGAATTCGGTCTCATGCACCTCGAGCCCGCGATCTTTCAGGCCCGCGGTGAGCTTGCTGTACAGGTTCTCGAGCAGTGTCCGGCTTCCCTTGGCGAAGTAGTCGGAGCACATGGCGAAGATCAGGTAATGTTTGGACTCATAGATTCGATAGCCTCGATATGGGCCGTTCTCGAGGCGTTGTCTCATTTCGGCCAAGGTCAGCGGCACGAACGGTTCTTCGGTAGAGATTAAGCGAGAAGGATAGCCAAGCTGACCGTCGGGCAAGAGCGTGATGACCCGGTCGCCGTTCCGGCCGTGCTCGCGAACGACGACTTCTCGACCCGTCTCGTCATGGACCTTGTAGCGAGGCTCTGAGGCGACCGGCGCGGCGAGTTCCATCGCCGCGGTCGGATTCGAGGGCGTCGGAGCCTCAACATGTCCGGGCGGAGCAGGCGTCGCCGGTTGAATCGTCGCGGCCTGCGGATCTGATGAACTCGCTGGCACCTGAGATCCGGCCGAGACGGTCGAAACCTGCTCGATGGGAACAGCATCCGCCTCGACAATGCCAAGCGGCGGAGTCGAATGGAGATTGGCCACCTCAGCGAGCTTGACGGAGACCGGACAGGCAATCCCGGGCAAGGGATTTCTGGCCTCGATGACCCTCGGGTCGAGCTCGGGAGGAATGACACCCTTCCAGGCGGCAACTCCCATGGCACCTGCGGTCAAGAAAAGAGCCAGGGCGGTGAGTGACCTCACGGCTCGAGGAGTTTCAGACTTGATCGGAGGGTTGAGTCGAAAGTTGGATGAGGGAATCTCGACGGCGATGTCGAGCGAAGACGCAACCGAGCGAGTCATCGGCTCAGGAAACGGCCCTGCCTCCCCGGGGTCGGTCCCGAAGATCGAGGCGACTGATTCAGCGAGTGAAATCTGGCAGCGTGGGCAAGCTCTGGAGGCGGCGCGTTCGGGGCTGGAAGTGCGGATCTTCGCCCCACATCCAAGACAAATCACCAGAACGTGTTCCATCACACAATCCCCTGGCGCGATCCTTCGTTGCGATCGTTTCCCGCCTCAAAGAAAGATACCGAACCGAGGGGGGCGGGGGTAGACCCGGCGCTCATAATTCAAGGTCAAAAGACCGATTCTGCCCTTCGGTTCGAGACTTTGCCCGAACGGGCAAAGTCTCGAACCCGCAGCTTCGACATTTGGGACGCAACGGCAGGCA
It encodes:
- a CDS encoding DUF1570 domain-containing protein; translated protein: MELAAPVASEPRYKVHDETGREVVVREHGRNGDRVITLLPDGQLGYPSRLISTEEPFVPLTLAEMRQRLENGPYRGYRIYESKHYLIFAMCSDYFAKGSRTLLENLYSKLTAGLKDRGLEVHETEFPLVAVIFATEREFRAHREVAADVQAYYEIDSNRIFFYETADQGGDNPALALRKPQTVAHEGTHQILSNVGVQPRLAPWPLWLIEGFAEFCSPATTTKKNTVDWAGLGKINALHMATIHDLYDQAALQYNGSGQPPPPRDPTRPLIPQIVRSVDLSPTDYALSWALVHYLANKRKDEFWSYLKLMSKLEPLSTRTPDQQLTDFRLAFPGDPIKLEKAMRTYLGKINFVAPPYYFVMFAQPIPGNMIRRAAMVSQSLSAIDEWIQRITAADGGQPQWQLMPHGTRTSAAQAAEVWMREGQ